In Mangrovivirga cuniculi, the following proteins share a genomic window:
- a CDS encoding DUF1599 domain-containing protein encodes MEEKTIHQYQQVISHCRELFEKKAKDYGTAWRIMRMPSITDQIYIKINRIRSIQDKGMQQINEAIEDEFVAIINYSIIAMVQLGLAKDERIEIPAEELMELYDKYANETLELLQRKNHDYGEAWRDMRVSSITDIILMKVYRVKQIEDNEGQTLVSEGVSANYQDMLNYSVFALILSGFVK; translated from the coding sequence TTGGAAGAAAAAACCATACATCAATACCAACAAGTGATTTCTCATTGCCGGGAGCTTTTTGAAAAAAAAGCTAAAGACTACGGTACAGCATGGCGAATTATGCGTATGCCTTCTATTACTGATCAAATTTATATAAAAATAAATCGTATTCGTTCGATTCAGGATAAAGGCATGCAGCAAATCAATGAAGCAATTGAAGATGAATTTGTTGCAATAATAAATTATAGTATAATAGCTATGGTTCAGTTGGGATTGGCTAAAGATGAACGAATAGAGATTCCTGCTGAAGAACTGATGGAATTATACGATAAGTATGCAAATGAAACGTTAGAATTGCTTCAGCGTAAAAATCACGATTATGGAGAAGCCTGGCGTGATATGAGAGTATCTTCAATTACCGATATTATTTTAATGAAGGTATATAGGGTAAAGCAAATTGAAGATAATGAGGGACAGACCCTTGTGTCTGAAGGAGTTTCCGCTAATTACCAGGATATGCTTAATTATTCAGTTTTTGCTCTTATATTAAGTGGGTTTGTAAAATGA
- the cdaA gene encoding diadenylate cyclase CdaA, whose product MNLLFKIGFLNISWIDVIDIFLVAVLMYQLYKLMKGSVAVRVFLGFLSLYLIYLVVRASGMELLSSILGEFMGVGVLAVIILFQQEIRKFLLIIGRSTAFNRESFLELLGIKNKKEVFSLNVSAVVEAAKTLGGSNTGALIVFSRNSELKFYSESGDMMDAIISKRILLSIFNKYSPLHDGAVIIYNGRVKAARCILPVTEQTLPAQFGLRHRAAIGMSENTDTLVLIISEETGQLSLARGGKIDHNLSPQEIRKRINEYYHTVEPSLDQVITKQVEEDKKKRKKKKQQNH is encoded by the coding sequence TTGAACTTATTGTTTAAAATCGGATTTCTGAACATTAGCTGGATAGATGTTATTGATATCTTCCTGGTTGCTGTTCTTATGTATCAGCTTTATAAGCTGATGAAGGGATCTGTTGCTGTAAGAGTGTTTTTAGGGTTCCTTTCTTTATATCTGATCTACCTGGTAGTTCGAGCCTCAGGAATGGAGTTGCTTTCGTCTATTCTCGGAGAATTTATGGGTGTTGGAGTACTTGCTGTTATTATTTTATTTCAGCAGGAAATCAGAAAGTTCCTCCTTATCATAGGTCGAAGTACAGCGTTTAATCGAGAATCTTTTCTCGAATTGCTGGGAATAAAAAATAAAAAAGAAGTATTCAGCTTAAATGTTTCTGCAGTTGTCGAAGCTGCTAAAACGCTGGGTGGTTCCAATACCGGAGCTCTAATCGTTTTCTCCAGGAATTCAGAACTTAAATTCTACTCAGAATCGGGTGATATGATGGATGCGATCATATCCAAAAGAATACTACTTTCAATATTTAATAAATATAGCCCATTACATGATGGTGCCGTCATAATCTACAATGGCCGTGTAAAAGCTGCCAGATGCATATTACCTGTTACCGAGCAAACTCTTCCGGCTCAATTTGGGTTACGACACAGGGCAGCTATCGGAATGAGCGAAAACACAGATACCCTGGTATTGATAATTTCAGAAGAAACAGGTCAGTTATCTCTTGCCCGTGGCGGTAAAATTGACCATAATCTCTCTCCCCAGGAAATAAGAAAGAGAATTAATGAGTATTATCACACTGTCGAACCTTCACTTGACCAGGTAATAACCAAACAAGTCGAAGAGGATAAAAAGAAAAGAAAGAAGAAAAAACAACAGAATCATTAG
- the folP gene encoding dihydropteroate synthase has protein sequence MTLNIKGKLFELSSPIVMGIINLTSDSFYKDSRTDESSLLEKAGKMISEGAKILDLGAYSTRPGAPDVPLDLEMQRIESAIKILKAHYPDTILSIDTFRSEVASRSLNLGADIINDVSGGDADENMHDVIKEKNAPYIVMHMRGTPQTMKSLTDYENVTREVCYSLAEKVKNLRESGVTDIIIDPGFGFAKTLEQNYEMLKNLAYFKEIGVPLLVGVSRKSMIHKPLGINADSALNGTTAINMVALERGANILRVHDVKEAVECVKLFNLINT, from the coding sequence ATGACACTTAACATAAAGGGAAAACTATTTGAATTATCCTCACCCATAGTGATGGGAATAATTAATCTGACTTCAGATTCTTTTTACAAAGACAGCAGGACAGATGAAAGTTCTTTATTGGAAAAGGCTGGAAAAATGATCAGTGAGGGGGCAAAAATTCTTGACCTGGGAGCCTATAGCACCCGCCCGGGAGCTCCTGATGTTCCTTTAGATCTGGAAATGCAAAGAATAGAATCTGCCATAAAAATCCTTAAGGCACATTATCCGGATACGATTTTATCTATTGACACTTTTCGGAGCGAGGTGGCCAGTCGTTCCCTGAATTTGGGAGCTGATATAATAAATGATGTATCAGGCGGAGATGCTGATGAAAATATGCATGATGTGATCAAAGAAAAAAATGCTCCATATATCGTTATGCATATGAGAGGAACACCTCAAACAATGAAATCTCTGACAGACTATGAAAATGTCACGAGAGAGGTTTGCTATTCACTTGCTGAGAAGGTAAAAAATCTCCGGGAATCGGGAGTTACGGATATCATAATAGACCCCGGATTTGGATTTGCAAAAACACTCGAACAAAATTATGAAATGCTCAAAAATTTGGCTTATTTTAAGGAAATTGGAGTTCCTTTACTCGTAGGCGTCTCCAGAAAATCCATGATACACAAGCCATTAGGAATAAATGCTGACTCGGCTCTAAACGGAACCACGGCAATTAATATGGTAGCATTGGAAAGAGGGGCAAATATCCTAAGAGTACACGACGTCAAGGAGGCAGTCGAATGCGTTAAACTTTTTAACCTGATAAACACTTGA
- the kbl gene encoding glycine C-acetyltransferase, which translates to MFDSLKEELQQQIQELKDSGLYKTERVITTPQGAEIKTDQGREVINFCANNYLGLSSHPKILEAAHNTLDSHGYGMSSVRFICGTQDIHKELERKISEFLGTEDTILYAAAFDANGGVFEPILGKEDAIISDALNHASIIDGVRLCKAMRFRYQHNDMEDLEKQLKSAVEQGARHKVIVTDGVFSMDGTIAQLDKICDLAEKYGAMVMSDECHSTGFMGKTGRGVHEHTDCMGRIDIITGTLGKALGGAMGGFTSGRKEIIEMLRQKSRPYLFSNTLAPAIVGASIAVFDLLTETTELRDKLEDNTKYFREKMTEAGFDIKPGEHPIVPIMLYDAPLAQKMAERLLDEGIYVIGFYYPVVPKGQARIRVQVSAAHEKAHLDTAINAFIKIGKDLEVIK; encoded by the coding sequence ATGTTTGATTCATTGAAAGAAGAATTACAGCAGCAAATTCAAGAGTTGAAAGACTCAGGATTGTATAAAACTGAAAGAGTAATAACAACTCCCCAGGGAGCCGAAATAAAGACAGACCAGGGTAGAGAAGTTATTAACTTTTGTGCAAATAATTACCTGGGGTTGTCATCTCATCCTAAGATACTTGAAGCTGCACATAATACGCTTGATAGCCATGGATATGGAATGTCATCCGTAAGATTTATTTGTGGAACACAGGATATTCATAAAGAGCTGGAAAGAAAGATCTCCGAATTTCTTGGCACTGAAGATACGATCTTATATGCTGCAGCCTTTGATGCAAACGGAGGTGTGTTTGAACCGATTCTTGGTAAAGAAGATGCTATAATCTCTGATGCATTAAATCACGCTTCAATTATTGATGGTGTCAGGTTGTGTAAAGCAATGCGCTTTCGTTACCAGCACAATGATATGGAGGATCTTGAAAAGCAATTAAAGTCAGCAGTAGAGCAAGGGGCCAGACATAAGGTCATCGTTACTGATGGTGTGTTTTCAATGGATGGTACTATTGCTCAACTTGATAAGATCTGTGACCTGGCCGAAAAATATGGTGCGATGGTGATGTCTGATGAGTGTCATTCAACAGGTTTTATGGGTAAAACTGGCCGTGGCGTTCATGAACATACTGATTGTATGGGAAGAATAGACATAATCACTGGTACACTTGGTAAAGCATTAGGAGGAGCCATGGGTGGGTTTACTTCAGGGCGAAAGGAAATTATTGAAATGCTTCGTCAGAAATCAAGACCTTATTTATTCAGTAATACTCTGGCTCCTGCAATTGTTGGTGCGTCAATAGCTGTTTTTGATTTGTTAACAGAAACGACAGAGTTAAGAGATAAACTGGAAGATAATACTAAATATTTCAGGGAAAAGATGACTGAGGCCGGTTTTGACATAAAACCAGGCGAGCATCCGATCGTACCAATCATGTTATACGATGCTCCATTAGCTCAAAAAATGGCAGAAAGACTTCTTGATGAAGGTATTTATGTGATAGGGTTTTATTATCCTGTAGTACCAAAAGGTCAGGCGAGAATAAGAGTCCAGGTTTCTGCCGCACATGAAAAAGCCCATTTGGATACGGCGATTAACGCATTTATTAAGATCGGTAAGGATCTGGAAGTGATTAAATAA
- a CDS encoding BT_3928 family protein, translating into MKTFINNLFRIFVGALFVFSGLVKLNDPQGTAIKMTEYFQVFAEDFFDPFIYLVPAALPIAFIIIIFEILVGIALLINYKMQFTTKVLLAMILFFTFLTFYSAYFDKVTDCGCFGDAIPLTPWESFYKDIVLLIMSLWLFFNRKDFVKMFRSFTANAILIISTVIFTIVGIYAINHLPYIDFRPYAVGESISENMQPAEDPIFEYTFIKDGEEIKSQKYIQDEGYEYVSNEVINKDESEPEITDYSVESITGDDATQRTFEGIKLLIIIESLEKTDKEAYSQINSLLSGLKPGIEPMVLTAVGPGEFDKFRHEVQLGVPYYFTDHTVLKAMIRSNPGIMLLQNGVVKGKWHHNDTPSPADIHSLID; encoded by the coding sequence ATGAAAACTTTTATAAATAATCTGTTTAGAATTTTCGTAGGTGCCCTGTTTGTTTTTTCAGGCCTGGTCAAACTAAATGATCCTCAGGGAACTGCGATTAAAATGACTGAGTATTTTCAGGTATTTGCCGAGGATTTTTTCGATCCTTTTATCTACCTGGTACCGGCAGCCTTGCCAATTGCTTTTATCATTATCATTTTTGAAATCCTGGTTGGAATAGCCTTGCTGATCAATTATAAGATGCAATTTACCACTAAGGTATTGCTGGCTATGATCCTGTTTTTCACTTTTCTCACATTCTATTCTGCATATTTTGATAAGGTGACTGATTGCGGGTGTTTTGGAGATGCAATTCCACTGACTCCGTGGGAATCTTTTTACAAAGATATTGTCCTTCTGATTATGTCTTTGTGGTTGTTCTTTAATAGAAAGGACTTTGTCAAAATGTTCAGGTCATTTACTGCAAATGCGATTTTAATAATTTCTACTGTGATTTTTACCATTGTAGGAATTTATGCAATAAATCATTTGCCCTATATCGATTTTCGTCCATATGCTGTAGGAGAGAGTATTTCTGAAAATATGCAACCGGCGGAGGATCCAATATTTGAATATACTTTTATTAAAGACGGAGAAGAGATTAAGTCTCAAAAATATATTCAGGACGAAGGGTATGAGTATGTTTCAAATGAGGTGATCAATAAAGATGAATCTGAGCCGGAAATTACAGATTATAGCGTTGAATCAATAACTGGAGATGATGCGACACAAAGAACCTTTGAAGGTATAAAATTACTGATCATTATTGAAAGCCTTGAAAAGACAGATAAAGAAGCTTATTCTCAAATAAATAGCCTTCTTTCAGGATTGAAGCCGGGCATAGAACCAATGGTGTTAACTGCAGTTGGTCCGGGTGAATTTGATAAATTCAGGCATGAAGTACAATTAGGTGTTCCATATTACTTCACTGATCACACCGTTTTAAAAGCAATGATCAGGTCAAATCCTGGAATAATGCTGCTTCAAAATGGTGTAGTGAAAGGGAAATGGCATCATAATGACACTCCATCTCCTGCGGATATCCATAGTTTAATTGATTAG
- a CDS encoding ABC transporter permease, with amino-acid sequence MLKFIGRRLGYGLLVMMGVTVIVFFLFHLLPGDPARMVAGKRSDITTIEAINKEFGLDKPLPVQFYLYLKDLSPISIHEDTPQNQDKYEYTELINLGDDVLVLKAPYLRRSFQTNKRVGELLMENLEPTIWLALAAMAFATIFGIAIGVISAVNQHKFLDNFLVAGSVLGISLPSFVAAIIISMIFGYYLADWTGLGLTGQLYDYSPFGGKTLNLKNLVLPAFTLGIRPLAIIMQLTRSSMLDVLKQDYIRTAYSKGLPYKKVLIKHALKNALNPVITAVSGWLASLMAGAFFVELVFDWKGFGYVTIKAVESLDFPVVMGAVLIIALIFVFVNILVDALYALIDPRVRIS; translated from the coding sequence ATGCTTAAGTTCATAGGTAGAAGATTAGGATACGGCTTGCTGGTTATGATGGGGGTGACAGTAATTGTGTTTTTCCTTTTTCATCTCTTACCAGGAGACCCTGCGAGAATGGTTGCTGGAAAGCGATCTGATATAACTACCATTGAAGCGATTAATAAAGAATTTGGTCTTGATAAACCATTACCTGTTCAGTTTTATCTTTATCTAAAAGATCTTTCTCCAATTTCTATCCATGAAGACACTCCTCAAAATCAGGATAAATACGAGTATACCGAATTGATAAACCTCGGGGACGATGTTTTAGTATTGAAAGCTCCGTATTTACGACGATCATTCCAAACCAATAAAAGGGTAGGAGAGCTTCTAATGGAAAATCTCGAACCAACTATTTGGCTTGCACTGGCAGCAATGGCCTTTGCTACGATTTTTGGAATAGCTATAGGCGTCATCTCAGCAGTCAATCAGCATAAGTTTCTGGATAATTTTCTGGTAGCGGGCTCTGTTCTTGGTATTTCCCTGCCATCTTTCGTGGCAGCAATAATTATATCGATGATTTTCGGTTATTACCTGGCTGACTGGACTGGTTTAGGGCTAACAGGACAACTATATGACTACAGTCCTTTCGGAGGAAAAACACTAAATTTAAAAAATCTTGTACTCCCTGCATTTACACTTGGGATCAGGCCTCTTGCTATTATAATGCAGCTTACTAGAAGTAGTATGCTTGATGTCTTAAAGCAGGATTATATTAGAACTGCATATTCAAAAGGATTGCCTTATAAGAAGGTACTTATAAAACATGCCTTAAAAAATGCTTTAAACCCTGTGATTACAGCAGTTTCAGGTTGGTTGGCTTCCTTAATGGCCGGTGCTTTCTTTGTCGAGCTGGTATTCGACTGGAAAGGTTTTGGTTACGTCACCATTAAAGCTGTAGAAAGTCTCGATTTCCCTGTAGTAATGGGGGCGGTTTTGATAATTGCATTGATCTTCGTTTTTGTAAATATTCTGGTGGATGCATTATATGCCTTAATAGATCCTAGGGTAAGAATAAGCTAA